One stretch of Mobula birostris isolate sMobBir1 chromosome 5, sMobBir1.hap1, whole genome shotgun sequence DNA includes these proteins:
- the pigc gene encoding phosphatidylinositol N-acetylglucosaminyltransferase subunit C encodes MRTVPEPASAGPAAPAVRCRRGRWKKVLYERQPFPDNYVDGSFLEELRKNIYVRQYQYWSVVLESSVVIQQLSSVCVFVVIWWYVDQTRLAPQQLFGCGLIICLLGYLLFDLIDLGEGRMYNGRTRWADLKSTVVFVTFTYGFSPVLKTLTESISTDTIYAMSVFMLLGHLIFFDYGANAAIVSSTLSLNMAIFASVCLASRLPNSLHAFATVTLAIQIFALWPTFQKKLKARAPGSYLAVTVVYALAAVLGLLTVSPTAAVLFALLLLAVAFLCPYYLVALQSSKDNIHGPWDEAEIKEDLSRFLG; translated from the exons ATGAGGACGGTTCCGGAGCCGGCGAGTGCGGGCCCCGCGGCCCCAGCGGTTCGCTGCAGGCGCGGGCGTTGGAAGAAGGTGTTGTACGAGCGGCAACCGTTCCCCGATAATTATGTGGATGGGAGTTTCCTGGAGGAACTGCGGAAGAACA TTTACGTGCGGCAGTACCAGTATTGGTCGGTGGTGCTTGAATCCAGTGTAGTTATCCAGCAGCTCTCCAG TGTTTGTGTATTTGTCGTCATCTGGTGGTACGTGGACCAGACCCGTCTCGCTCCTCAGCAGCTCTTTGGCTGTGGGCTGATCATCTGTCTCCTCGGCTACCTCCTGTTTGACCTCATTGACCTCGGAGAAGGACGAATGTACAATGGGCGAACAA GGTGGGCTGACCTAAAGAGCACTGTTGTCTTTGTGACATTCACCTACGGATTTTCACCAGTCCTCAAAACGCTAACTGAATCCATCAGCACCGACACCATCTACGCCATGTCT GTCTTCATGCTGTTGGGCCACCTGATATTCTTCGATTACGGAGCCAATGCAGCCAT tgtctcaaGCACACTCTCACTGAACATGGCCATCTTCGCCTCAGTGTGCCTGGCTTCTAGACTGCCCAACTCCCTCCACGCCTTCGCCACCGTCACTTTGGCCATCCAGATCTTCGCGCTGTGGCCGACGTTCCAGAAGAAGCTGAAG GCCCGAGCCCCTGGCAGCTACTTGGCAGTCACTGTGGTCTATGCCCTGGCCGCGGTGCTGGGGCTCCTGACCGTCTCGCCCACTGCTGCCGTCCTCTTCGCTTTGCTGCTGTtggctgtggctttcctctgccctTACTACCTCGTCGCTCTGCAGTCCTCTAAAGA CAACATCCATGGTCCCTGGGACGAGGCTGAAATCAAGGAAGACCTGTCCAGGTTCCTAGGCTAG